One Panicum virgatum strain AP13 chromosome 9K, P.virgatum_v5, whole genome shotgun sequence genomic region harbors:
- the LOC120647317 gene encoding E3 ubiquitin-protein ligase RZFP34-like isoform X6, translating into MAAGPERYGCVHYRRKCKIQAPCCGEVFDCRHCHNEAKDSLEISIHGRHVVPRHEIKLVICSLCNKEQDVQQDCSNCGACLGKYFCAKCNLFDDDVSKNQFHCDGCGICRTGGVENFYHCDKCGCCYTYLLKDSHRCVDRAMHQNCPVCFEYLFESTKAVSVLHCGHTIHLQCLYEMRAHQQFSCPVCLRSSCDMSDKWQKLDQEPPRCQQSVRRR; encoded by the exons ATGGCCGCCGGCCCAGAGCGATACGG GTGCGTGCACTACAGGAGGAAATGCAAGATACAGGCGCCGTGCTGCGGCGAGGTATTTGATTGCAGGCACTGCCACAACGAAGCCAAG GACTCATTGGAGATCAGTATCCACGGCCGCCACGTGGTTCCACGTCACGAGATCAAGCTG GTTATCTGCTCTCTCTGCAACAAAGAACAGGAT GTACAACAAGACTGTTCAAATTGTGGAGCATGTCTTGGTAAATACTTCTGCGCAAAATGCAACTTGTTTGATGATGAT GTTTCAAAGAACCAGTTTCACTGCGATGGATGTGGCATATGTAG GACTGGTGGTGTAGAGAATTTCTACCACTGTGATAAATGTG GATGCTGCTATACTTATCTGCTGAAGGATTCTCATCGTTGCGTGGACAGAGCAATGCATCAAAACTGCCCTGTATGCTTTGAG TATCTATTCGAGTCGACGAAAGCTGTCAGCGTGCTCCATTGTGGACACACGATTCATCTGCAATGCCTGTACGAGATGAGAGCTCACCAGCA GTTCTCGTGCCCAGTTTGCCTGAGGTCTTCTTGTGACATGTCTGACAAGTGGCAGAAGCTTGATCAAGAG CCTCCCCGATGCCAGCAATCTGTCAGAAGAAGATG A
- the LOC120647316 gene encoding uncharacterized protein LOC120647316: MAKARVLRRKPPRASSRGLLGFGGLGIAAAAYVGVDYLRYLSPAWHDRLQPALWAALALAAAARAPFYRHWSAELRAALPFLGSIAFMLAAFLCEAISVRFVSAVMGLQWHRSAAPLPDTGQWLLLSLNEKLPQSIVNLLRAHVITLHHYLMLFIMLGFSVLFDCIKAPGLGIATRYMFTMAIGRLLRTITFIATILPSARPWCAEARYRIPPHPHPWSQKYYVPYASDSNAIRRVITHDMAYAAVQAYPDEYRLDWGRMSFLVDILRPTPGEGPSWYHLLKKASGGCNDLMYSGHMLVAVLTAMAWTEAYGGWISVAIWLLVLHSVQREIRERHHYSVDCVVAIYVGILLWRMTGFIWSARDTSRARRLAKLDEVQSRLLHAAKDSDIDEIRGLLKEVELAGQEKQGFSQRVILAFAAGTIIFTLSCVLIAFTMTSDG, encoded by the exons ATGGCGAAGGCGAGGGTGCTGAGGCGGAAGCCGCCGCGGGCGTCCAGCCGCGGGCTCCTTGGCTTTGGCGGGCTGGGAATCGCGGCGGCAGCATACGTGGGCGTGGACTACCTGCGATATCTCTCGCCGGCGTGGCACGACCGGCTGCAGCCGGCGCTCTGGGCGGCtctggcgctcgccgccgccgcgcgcgccccgttCTACCGCCACTGGTccgccgagctccgcgccgcgctGCCCTTCTTGGGATCCATCGCATTCATGCTCGCCGCCTTCCTCTGCGAGGCCATCTCCGTCCGCTTCGTCTCCGCCGTCATGGGGCTCCAGTGGCACAG ATCTGCTGCACCACTTCCTGACACTGGTCAATGGCTGCTTCTATCACTGAACGAAAAGCTCCCCCAAAGCATTGTCAATCTACTCAGGGCTCATGTTATTACTCTTCACCATTATTTGATGTTGTTTATCATGCTGGGGTTCTCAGTTCTTTTTGACTGCatcaaagctcctggacttggTATAGCCACAAGATATATGTTCACAATGGCAATTGGTCGTTTACTCCGGACCATAACATTCATTGCTACTATTCTTCCATCTGCAAGACCTTGGTGTGCCGAAGCTCGTTATCGAATACCTCCGCATCCTCATCCTTGGTCCCAGAAATATTATGTTCCATATGCTTCTGATTCAAATGCTATTCGTAGAGTCATAACACACGATATGGCCTATG CTGCCGTTCAAGCTTACCCAGATGAATACAGGCTTGACTGGGGACGCATGAGCTTCCTGGTAGACATTTTGAGACCAACTCCTGGAGAAGGCCCTTCATGGTACCATCTGCTGAAGAAAGCTAGTGGCGGTTGCAATGACCTCATGTACAGTGGACACATGCTTGTTGCTGTTCTTACTGCAATGGCTTGGACG GAAGCATATGGGGGCTGGATCTCCGTCGCAATATGGCTTCTAGTCCTGCACAGCGTGCAGAGGGAGATACGAGAGCGGCACCATTACAGCGTGGACTGTGTCGTGGCCATCTATGTCGGCATCCTCTTGTGGAGGATGACGGGCTTCATCTGGTCTGCCCGAGACACCAGCCGAGCCAGGCGGCTGGCCAAGCTTGACGAGGTCCAAAGCAGGTTGCTCCACGCCGCCAAGGACTCGGACATCGACGAGATCAGGGGCCTGCTGAAGGAGGTCGAGCTGGCCGGACAGGAGAAGCAGGGCTTCTCCCAGAGGGTTATCCTGGCCTTCGCTGCAGGGACGATCATCTTCACCTTGTCCTGTGTTCTCATCGCCTTCACAATGACCAGCGACGGCTGA
- the LOC120647317 gene encoding E3 ubiquitin-protein ligase RZFP34-like isoform X5, with protein MAAGPERYGCVHYRRKCKIQAPCCGEVFDCRHCHNEAKDSLEISIHGRHVVPRHEIKLVICSLCNKEQDVQQDCSNCGACLGKYFCAKCNLFDDDVSKNQFHCDGCGICRTGGVENFYHCDKCGCCYTYLLKDSHRCVDRAMHQNCPVCFEYLFESTKAVSVLHCGHTIHLQCLYEMRAHQQFSCPVCLRSSCDMSDKWQKLDQEVAASPMPAICQKKMIWILCNDCGMTSNVQFHILAHKCPGCSSYNTRRTRGDQAACSRV; from the exons ATGGCCGCCGGCCCAGAGCGATACGG GTGCGTGCACTACAGGAGGAAATGCAAGATACAGGCGCCGTGCTGCGGCGAGGTATTTGATTGCAGGCACTGCCACAACGAAGCCAAG GACTCATTGGAGATCAGTATCCACGGCCGCCACGTGGTTCCACGTCACGAGATCAAGCTG GTTATCTGCTCTCTCTGCAACAAAGAACAGGAT GTACAACAAGACTGTTCAAATTGTGGAGCATGTCTTGGTAAATACTTCTGCGCAAAATGCAACTTGTTTGATGATGAT GTTTCAAAGAACCAGTTTCACTGCGATGGATGTGGCATATGTAG GACTGGTGGTGTAGAGAATTTCTACCACTGTGATAAATGTG GATGCTGCTATACTTATCTGCTGAAGGATTCTCATCGTTGCGTGGACAGAGCAATGCATCAAAACTGCCCTGTATGCTTTGAG TATCTATTCGAGTCGACGAAAGCTGTCAGCGTGCTCCATTGTGGACACACGATTCATCTGCAATGCCTGTACGAGATGAGAGCTCACCAGCA GTTCTCGTGCCCAGTTTGCCTGAGGTCTTCTTGTGACATGTCTGACAAGTGGCAGAAGCTTGATCAAGAG GTTGCAGCCTCCCCGATGCCAGCAATCTGTCAGAAGAAGATG ATATGGATCCTCTGCAACGATTGTGGAATGACATCGAACGTGCAGTTCCACATCTTGGCGCACAAGTGCCCTGGATGCAGCTCTTACAACACCCGGCGGACGAGGGGAGATCAAGCTGCATGTTCCAGAGTCTGA
- the LOC120647319 gene encoding COP9 signalosome complex subunit 8-like isoform X2, translating into MDLSDVQAALSDKSYSSLAPLCDELLLQAASRGTTTDEWPHAVHLLAHLYLNDLNSARFFWKSLPQEVKDARPELAAVWRIGQCLWNRDYAGVYTAAQGFEWGPDLADFITAFLESYRKRIFQLLTSAYSTISVADVAHFMGMSEEDSTNLHPFPPTFF; encoded by the exons ATGGATCTCTCCGACGTCCAGGCCGCCCTCTCCGACAAGTCCTACTCCTCTCTAGCCCCCCTCTGCGACGAACTCCTCCTCCAG GCCGCGTCCAGGGGAACCACCACCGACGAATGGCCCCACGCCGTCCACCTCCTCGCCCATCTGTACCTCAACGACTT GAACAGCGCGAGGTTCTTCTGGAAGTCGCTGCCGCAGGAGGTGAAGGACGCGCgtccggagctcgccgccgtctgGAGGATCGGCCAGTGCCTCTGGAATCGCGACTACGCTGGTGTCTACACGGCCGCACAGGGGTTTGAGTGGGGCCCTGACCTTGCTGACTTCATCACTGCCTTCCTAG AAAGCTACAGAAAGAGGATATTCCAGCTTTTAACTTCTGCGTATTCCACAATCAGCGTTGCTGATGTGGCTCACTTCATGGGCATGAGTGAGGAGGATTCTACAAACT tgcATCCATTTCCCCCTACATTTTTTTGA
- the LOC120647317 gene encoding E3 ubiquitin-protein ligase RZFP34-like isoform X2, with amino-acid sequence MAAGPERYGCVHYRRKCKIQAPCCGEVFDCRHCHNEAKDSLEISIHGRHVVPRHEIKLVICSLCNKEQDVQQDCSNCGACLGKYFCAKCNLFDDDVSSEFEFSQVDETRNCFQYISSEVFLSCFLLFVACSLVFQVSKNQFHCDGCGICRTGGVENFYHCDKCGCCYTYLLKDSHRCVDRAMHQNCPVCFEYLFESTKAVSVLHCGHTIHLQCLYEMRAHQQFSCPVCLRSSCDMSDKWQKLDQEVAASPMPAICQKKMIWILCNDCGMTSNVQFHILAHKCPGCSSYNTRRTRGDQAACSRV; translated from the exons ATGGCCGCCGGCCCAGAGCGATACGG GTGCGTGCACTACAGGAGGAAATGCAAGATACAGGCGCCGTGCTGCGGCGAGGTATTTGATTGCAGGCACTGCCACAACGAAGCCAAG GACTCATTGGAGATCAGTATCCACGGCCGCCACGTGGTTCCACGTCACGAGATCAAGCTG GTTATCTGCTCTCTCTGCAACAAAGAACAGGAT GTACAACAAGACTGTTCAAATTGTGGAGCATGTCTTGGTAAATACTTCTGCGCAAAATGCAACTTGTTTGATGATGATGTAAGCTCAGAATTTGAATTCTCTCAAGTTGATGAAACCAGAAACTGTTTTCAATACATCAGTTCAGAAGTATTTCTTTCTTGTTTTCTCCTATTTGTGGCGTGTTCCCTTGTATTTCAGGTTTCAAAGAACCAGTTTCACTGCGATGGATGTGGCATATGTAG GACTGGTGGTGTAGAGAATTTCTACCACTGTGATAAATGTG GATGCTGCTATACTTATCTGCTGAAGGATTCTCATCGTTGCGTGGACAGAGCAATGCATCAAAACTGCCCTGTATGCTTTGAG TATCTATTCGAGTCGACGAAAGCTGTCAGCGTGCTCCATTGTGGACACACGATTCATCTGCAATGCCTGTACGAGATGAGAGCTCACCAGCA GTTCTCGTGCCCAGTTTGCCTGAGGTCTTCTTGTGACATGTCTGACAAGTGGCAGAAGCTTGATCAAGAG GTTGCAGCCTCCCCGATGCCAGCAATCTGTCAGAAGAAGATG ATATGGATCCTCTGCAACGATTGTGGAATGACATCGAACGTGCAGTTCCACATCTTGGCGCACAAGTGCCCTGGATGCAGCTCTTACAACACCCGGCGGACGAGGGGAGATCAAGCTGCATGTTCCAGAGTCTGA
- the LOC120647314 gene encoding probable aquaporin TIP1-1, translating to MPITRIAVGSHQEVYHPGALKAAFAEFISTLIFVFAGQGSGMAFSKLSAGGATTPAGLISAAVAHAFALFVAVSVGANISGGHVNPAVTFGAFVGGNITLFRGLLYWIAQLLGSTVACFLLRFSTGGLATGTFGLTGISVWEALVLEIVMTFGLVYTVYATAVDPKKGSLGTIAPIAIGFIVGANILVGGAFDGASMNPAVSFGPALVSWSWTHQWVYWVGPLIGGGLAGVIYEVLFISHTHEQLPTTDY from the exons ATGCCGATCACCAGGATCGCCGTCGGGAGCCACcaggaggtgtaccacccgggTGCCCTCAAGGCGGCGTTCGCTGAGTTCATCTCCACCCTCATCTTCGTCTTCGCCGGCCAGGGCTCCGGCATGGCCTTCA GCAAGCTGTCCGCCGGCGGCGCTACGACCCCCGCTGGCCTGatctcggcggcggtggcgcacgcCTTCGCCCTGTTCGTGGCCGTTTCCGTCGGCGCCAACATCTCCGGCGGCCACGTGAACCCGGCCGTTACCTTCGGCGCCTTCGTCGGCGGCAACATCACCCTGTTCCGCGGCCTCCTGTACTGGATCGCCCAGCTCCTGGGCTCCACCGTTGCGTGCTTCCTCCTCCGCTTCTCCACCGGCGGCCTCGCCACCGGCACCTTCGGCCTGACCGGCATCTCCGTGTGGGAGGCCCTGGTCCTCGAGATCGTGATGACCTTCGGGCTGGTGTACACGGTGTACGCGACCGCCGTGGACCCGAAGAAGGGCAGCCTGGGCACCATCGCCCCCATCGCCATCGGCTTCATCGTGGGCGCCAACATCCTGGTCGGCGGCGCCTTCGACGGCGCGTCGATGAACCCCGCCGTGTCCTTCGGCCCCGCCCTCGTGAGCTGGTCCTGGACCCACCAGTGGGTGTACTGGGTCGGCCCCCTCAttggcggcggcctcgccggcgtcATCTACGAGGTGCTCTTCATCTCCCACACCCACGAGCAGCTCCCCACCACCGACTACTGA
- the LOC120647319 gene encoding COP9 signalosome complex subunit 8-like isoform X1: MDLSDVQAALSDKSYSSLAPLCDELLLQAASRGTTTDEWPHAVHLLAHLYLNDLNSARFFWKSLPQEVKDARPELAAVWRIGQCLWNRDYAGVYTAAQGFEWGPDLADFITAFLESYRKRIFQLLTSAYSTISVADVAHFMGMSEEDSTNYAVQNGWSLDAGTKMLTVKKPKAQTNQKLDASKLQRLTECVFHLEH, translated from the exons ATGGATCTCTCCGACGTCCAGGCCGCCCTCTCCGACAAGTCCTACTCCTCTCTAGCCCCCCTCTGCGACGAACTCCTCCTCCAG GCCGCGTCCAGGGGAACCACCACCGACGAATGGCCCCACGCCGTCCACCTCCTCGCCCATCTGTACCTCAACGACTT GAACAGCGCGAGGTTCTTCTGGAAGTCGCTGCCGCAGGAGGTGAAGGACGCGCgtccggagctcgccgccgtctgGAGGATCGGCCAGTGCCTCTGGAATCGCGACTACGCTGGTGTCTACACGGCCGCACAGGGGTTTGAGTGGGGCCCTGACCTTGCTGACTTCATCACTGCCTTCCTAG AAAGCTACAGAAAGAGGATATTCCAGCTTTTAACTTCTGCGTATTCCACAATCAGCGTTGCTGATGTGGCTCACTTCATGGGCATGAGTGAGGAGGATTCTACAAACT ATGCTGTGCAAAATGGTTGGAGTTTGGATGCAGGGACCAAGATGCTTACCGTCAAGAAACCAAAGGCTCAGACCAACCAGAAGCTTGATGCAAGCAAACTGCAGCGTTTGACAGAGTGTGTTTTCCATCTGGAGCACTGA
- the LOC120647317 gene encoding E3 ubiquitin-protein ligase RZFP34-like isoform X4, protein MAAGPERYGCVHYRRKCKIQAPCCGEVFDCRHCHNEAKDSLEISIHGRHVVPRHEIKLVICSLCNKEQDVQQDCSNCGACLGKYFCAKCNLFDDDVSKNQFHCDGCGICRTGGVENFYHCDKCGCCYTYLLKDSHRCVDRAMHQNCPVCFEYLFESTKAVSVLHCGHTIHLQCLYEMRAHQQFSCPVCLRSSCDMSDKWQKLDQEVAASPMPAICQKKMVRSLPSSEFGIWILCNDCGMTSNVQFHILAHKCPGCSSYNTRRTRGDQAACSRV, encoded by the exons ATGGCCGCCGGCCCAGAGCGATACGG GTGCGTGCACTACAGGAGGAAATGCAAGATACAGGCGCCGTGCTGCGGCGAGGTATTTGATTGCAGGCACTGCCACAACGAAGCCAAG GACTCATTGGAGATCAGTATCCACGGCCGCCACGTGGTTCCACGTCACGAGATCAAGCTG GTTATCTGCTCTCTCTGCAACAAAGAACAGGAT GTACAACAAGACTGTTCAAATTGTGGAGCATGTCTTGGTAAATACTTCTGCGCAAAATGCAACTTGTTTGATGATGAT GTTTCAAAGAACCAGTTTCACTGCGATGGATGTGGCATATGTAG GACTGGTGGTGTAGAGAATTTCTACCACTGTGATAAATGTG GATGCTGCTATACTTATCTGCTGAAGGATTCTCATCGTTGCGTGGACAGAGCAATGCATCAAAACTGCCCTGTATGCTTTGAG TATCTATTCGAGTCGACGAAAGCTGTCAGCGTGCTCCATTGTGGACACACGATTCATCTGCAATGCCTGTACGAGATGAGAGCTCACCAGCA GTTCTCGTGCCCAGTTTGCCTGAGGTCTTCTTGTGACATGTCTGACAAGTGGCAGAAGCTTGATCAAGAG GTTGCAGCCTCCCCGATGCCAGCAATCTGTCAGAAGAAGATGGTAAGGTCACTTCCTTCTTCAGAATTCGGA ATATGGATCCTCTGCAACGATTGTGGAATGACATCGAACGTGCAGTTCCACATCTTGGCGCACAAGTGCCCTGGATGCAGCTCTTACAACACCCGGCGGACGAGGGGAGATCAAGCTGCATGTTCCAGAGTCTGA
- the LOC120647317 gene encoding E3 ubiquitin-protein ligase RZFP34-like isoform X3, with product MAAGPERYGCVHYRRKCKIQAPCCGEVFDCRHCHNEAKDSLEISIHGRHVVPRHEIKLVICSLCNKEQDVQQDCSNCGACLGKYFCAKCNLFDDDVSKNQFHCDGCGICRQVVHTWQNLSEILAFGFLLSVLSYHCFYRTGGVENFYHCDKCGCCYTYLLKDSHRCVDRAMHQNCPVCFEYLFESTKAVSVLHCGHTIHLQCLYEMRAHQQFSCPVCLRSSCDMSDKWQKLDQEVAASPMPAICQKKMIWILCNDCGMTSNVQFHILAHKCPGCSSYNTRRTRGDQAACSRV from the exons ATGGCCGCCGGCCCAGAGCGATACGG GTGCGTGCACTACAGGAGGAAATGCAAGATACAGGCGCCGTGCTGCGGCGAGGTATTTGATTGCAGGCACTGCCACAACGAAGCCAAG GACTCATTGGAGATCAGTATCCACGGCCGCCACGTGGTTCCACGTCACGAGATCAAGCTG GTTATCTGCTCTCTCTGCAACAAAGAACAGGAT GTACAACAAGACTGTTCAAATTGTGGAGCATGTCTTGGTAAATACTTCTGCGCAAAATGCAACTTGTTTGATGATGAT GTTTCAAAGAACCAGTTTCACTGCGATGGATGTGGCATATGTAGGCAAGTAGTGCATACCTGGCAGAACCTTTCTGAAATATTAGCCTTTGGTTTTCTTCTGTCAGTCCTAAGCTATCATTGTTTTTACAGGACTGGTGGTGTAGAGAATTTCTACCACTGTGATAAATGTG GATGCTGCTATACTTATCTGCTGAAGGATTCTCATCGTTGCGTGGACAGAGCAATGCATCAAAACTGCCCTGTATGCTTTGAG TATCTATTCGAGTCGACGAAAGCTGTCAGCGTGCTCCATTGTGGACACACGATTCATCTGCAATGCCTGTACGAGATGAGAGCTCACCAGCA GTTCTCGTGCCCAGTTTGCCTGAGGTCTTCTTGTGACATGTCTGACAAGTGGCAGAAGCTTGATCAAGAG GTTGCAGCCTCCCCGATGCCAGCAATCTGTCAGAAGAAGATG ATATGGATCCTCTGCAACGATTGTGGAATGACATCGAACGTGCAGTTCCACATCTTGGCGCACAAGTGCCCTGGATGCAGCTCTTACAACACCCGGCGGACGAGGGGAGATCAAGCTGCATGTTCCAGAGTCTGA
- the LOC120647317 gene encoding E3 ubiquitin-protein ligase RZFP34-like isoform X1: MAAGPERYGCVHYRRKCKIQAPCCGEVFDCRHCHNEAKDSLEISIHGRHVVPRHEIKLVICSLCNKEQDVQQDCSNCGACLGKYFCAKCNLFDDDVSSEFEFSQVDETRNCFQYISSEVFLSCFLLFVACSLVFQVSKNQFHCDGCGICRTGGVENFYHCDKCGCCYTYLLKDSHRCVDRAMHQNCPVCFEYLFESTKAVSVLHCGHTIHLQCLYEMRAHQQFSCPVCLRSSCDMSDKWQKLDQEVAASPMPAICQKKMVRSLPSSEFGIWILCNDCGMTSNVQFHILAHKCPGCSSYNTRRTRGDQAACSRV; encoded by the exons ATGGCCGCCGGCCCAGAGCGATACGG GTGCGTGCACTACAGGAGGAAATGCAAGATACAGGCGCCGTGCTGCGGCGAGGTATTTGATTGCAGGCACTGCCACAACGAAGCCAAG GACTCATTGGAGATCAGTATCCACGGCCGCCACGTGGTTCCACGTCACGAGATCAAGCTG GTTATCTGCTCTCTCTGCAACAAAGAACAGGAT GTACAACAAGACTGTTCAAATTGTGGAGCATGTCTTGGTAAATACTTCTGCGCAAAATGCAACTTGTTTGATGATGATGTAAGCTCAGAATTTGAATTCTCTCAAGTTGATGAAACCAGAAACTGTTTTCAATACATCAGTTCAGAAGTATTTCTTTCTTGTTTTCTCCTATTTGTGGCGTGTTCCCTTGTATTTCAGGTTTCAAAGAACCAGTTTCACTGCGATGGATGTGGCATATGTAG GACTGGTGGTGTAGAGAATTTCTACCACTGTGATAAATGTG GATGCTGCTATACTTATCTGCTGAAGGATTCTCATCGTTGCGTGGACAGAGCAATGCATCAAAACTGCCCTGTATGCTTTGAG TATCTATTCGAGTCGACGAAAGCTGTCAGCGTGCTCCATTGTGGACACACGATTCATCTGCAATGCCTGTACGAGATGAGAGCTCACCAGCA GTTCTCGTGCCCAGTTTGCCTGAGGTCTTCTTGTGACATGTCTGACAAGTGGCAGAAGCTTGATCAAGAG GTTGCAGCCTCCCCGATGCCAGCAATCTGTCAGAAGAAGATGGTAAGGTCACTTCCTTCTTCAGAATTCGGA ATATGGATCCTCTGCAACGATTGTGGAATGACATCGAACGTGCAGTTCCACATCTTGGCGCACAAGTGCCCTGGATGCAGCTCTTACAACACCCGGCGGACGAGGGGAGATCAAGCTGCATGTTCCAGAGTCTGA
- the LOC120647315 gene encoding ras-related protein RABC2a-like has translation MASSPASSYDCSFKVLLIGDSAVGKSSLLVSFVSAAHMDDDIAPTIGVDFKIKFLTVGGKKLKLTIWDTAGQERFRTITSSYYRGAHGIILVYDVTKRESFTNLADVWTKEIELHSTNKECVKMLVGNKVDKDEDRVVTREEGLAFAQEYGCLFLESSAKTRENVEKCFEELALKILEVPSLLEEGSSVVKRNTLKQKQDNANQSGGCCQ, from the exons AtggcctcgtcgccggcgagcagctACGACTGCTCCTTCAAGGTCCTGCTCATCGGGGACTCGGCCGTCGGCAAGAGCAGCCTCCTCGTCAGCTTCGTCTCCGCGGCCCACATGGACGACGACATCGCGCCCACCATAG GGGTGGATTTCAAAATCAAATTTCTCACTGTGGGTGGCAAGAAACTGAAACTCACAATCTGGGACACCG CTGGCCAGGAAAGGTTTAGGACAATTACCAGTTCTTACTACAGGGGTGCTCATGGGATCATTCTAG TTTATGACGTCACGAAGAGGGAGAGTTTCACAAATTTGGCTGATGTCTGGACCAAGGAAATAGAGTTGCACTCAACAAATAAAGAGTGCGTCAAAATGCTTGTTGGAAATAAAGTGGACAAG GATGAGGACAGAGTGGTGACAAGAGAAGAAGGTCTTGCCTTTGCACAAGAATATGGGTGTTTGTTTCTCGAGAGTAGTGCCAAAACAAGAGAGAATGTGGAGAAATGTTttgaagagcttgcattaaag ATTCTTGAGGTTCCAAGCCTCTTGGAGGAAGGTTCTTCAGTTGTTAAGAGGAACACTCTGAAACAGAAGCAGGACAATGCAAACCAAAGTGGAGGATGCTGTCAGTAG